Proteins encoded in a region of the Sterolibacterium denitrificans genome:
- the gspE gene encoding type II secretion system ATPase GspE, with translation MTANGASWRPPYGYARTHGLIVVGNDAGTDADDDAALHVQVRDDAAATTLTALDELRRHTGRALRLTLCDPARFEQQLAATYSRTDQTAAEVADDIGQEMDLSRLVQELPPIEDLLESEDDAPIIRMINALFTQAVREQASDIHVEAFEQHSTVRFRIDGVLHDVIHPHRALHAAMASRIKIMAQLDIAEKRMPQDGRITIRIAGKPIDVRVSTIPTSHGERIVMRLLDKDPARLHLDVLGMAADTLGQVDRLIRQPHGIFLVTGPTGSGKTTTLYAALSRLDATRLNIMTVEDPVEYDLAHIGQTQVNPRIGLDFAKALRSILRQDPDVIMIGEIRDLETAQIAVQASLTGHMVLATLHTNDTASAVTRLVDMGIEPFLLASSLAGVLAQRLVRRLCPECKQARPATPEEEAQFTGHPTAAPRHLYHPHGCPSCNHTGYQGRMGIYELLEVDDALRRMIHAGSADQALREHALGAGTRPLREDGLRWVLAGETTLEEILRVTRD, from the coding sequence ATGACGGCAAACGGCGCAAGCTGGCGACCGCCCTACGGCTACGCCAGAACGCATGGCCTGATCGTCGTCGGCAATGATGCGGGCACGGATGCGGATGATGATGCCGCCCTGCACGTCCAGGTGCGCGACGACGCAGCCGCCACGACGCTGACCGCGCTCGACGAACTGCGCCGCCACACCGGCCGCGCGCTGCGCCTGACGCTGTGCGACCCGGCGCGCTTCGAGCAGCAACTCGCCGCCACCTACAGCCGCACCGACCAGACCGCCGCCGAGGTGGCCGACGACATCGGCCAGGAAATGGACCTGAGCCGCCTGGTGCAGGAACTTCCACCCATCGAGGATCTGCTCGAAAGCGAGGACGACGCGCCGATCATCCGCATGATCAACGCGCTGTTCACCCAGGCGGTGCGCGAACAGGCTTCCGACATCCACGTCGAAGCCTTCGAGCAGCATTCGACCGTGCGCTTCCGCATCGACGGCGTGCTGCACGACGTCATCCACCCGCACCGCGCGCTGCATGCGGCGATGGCTTCGCGCATCAAGATCATGGCCCAGCTCGACATCGCCGAAAAACGCATGCCGCAGGATGGCCGCATCACCATCCGCATTGCCGGCAAGCCGATCGACGTGCGCGTCTCGACCATTCCCACCAGCCACGGCGAGCGCATCGTCATGCGGCTGCTCGACAAGGACCCGGCCCGCCTGCATCTCGACGTCCTTGGCATGGCCGCCGACACGCTCGGCCAGGTGGATCGCCTGATCCGCCAGCCGCACGGCATTTTTCTGGTCACCGGCCCGACCGGCTCGGGCAAGACCACCACACTGTATGCCGCGCTCAGCCGCCTCGACGCCACGCGGCTGAACATCATGACGGTGGAAGACCCGGTCGAATACGACCTGGCCCACATCGGCCAGACCCAGGTCAATCCGCGCATCGGCCTGGATTTCGCCAAGGCCCTGCGCTCCATCCTGCGCCAGGATCCGGACGTCATCATGATCGGCGAAATCCGCGACCTGGAAACCGCGCAGATCGCCGTGCAGGCCAGCCTCACCGGCCACATGGTGCTGGCCACGCTGCACACCAACGACACGGCCAGCGCCGTCACGCGCCTCGTCGACATGGGCATCGAACCCTTCCTGCTCGCCTCCAGCCTGGCCGGCGTGCTCGCCCAGCGCCTGGTGCGCCGCCTCTGTCCGGAATGCAAGCAGGCGCGGCCGGCCACGCCCGAGGAAGAAGCGCAATTCACCGGCCATCCCACTGCCGCGCCGCGCCACCTGTACCACCCGCACGGCTGCCCAAGCTGCAACCACACCGGCTATCAGGGACGCATGGGCATCTACGAACTGCTCGAGGTCGACGATGCGCTGCGCCGGATGATCCATGCCGGCAGCGCCGACCAGGCACTGCGCGAGCATGCCCTGGGCGCGGGCACCCGCCCCCTGCGCGAGGACGGACTGCGCTGGGTGCTGGCCGGAGAAACCACGCTGGAAGAAATCCTCCGCGTGACCCGCGACTAG